A segment of the Robbsia sp. KACC 23696 genome:
TGGGAGAACAGGATCACCCAGGAATCGCCCGCCCATTCGTGAAACTTGAGCTTGCCGATGGACGAATCCTGTTCGAAATCGGGGGCGGTGTCACCGAGAAAAAGACTCATATCGCACTCCAGGTTTGTGTCGAATATTGCAAATCGGGGCCGGGTCGGCACCGGCTCACGCGCGTGCCCGACGGGACCGGCTAGGTCGGCAGGCCGCATGCTGGCGCGGTACCACGGCGAATCATGCTATCAGATCGCCGTGGCCGGCTAGGTGGCAATTGTCATAAGCATTCCTTCCCGCGTGGATTCTCCGCTTGAGAAAAGCCTGAAAGTTTCCTTACGAATCGCCGTTAACGTGTCAAAGCGCCCGAGAGTCTGTCATTGTGGCAAAACGGCACCGGAATGGCGTCATTTCGGCGTTTCTCGTGTTGTGAGCGGTGCGTGCAAGTCGATGATTCCGAAGGGAAATTGATGCGATCGTGTTGCACGGGAAGATTTCGGGTAAGGATTCGTAAGGAATGGCGAAATCTACCGTATCCTCAGGTGATCGGGGGTGGCCGGGCGGCGGCATGATGCGACTCTAGCGGGCTGAGCAGCTCGAAGAGCGCAGCGCGGGTTGCACGGCTGCAGGATGCTGCGGCGTGCAATTCGTGGGATGGGACGGTGGCATGGATGGCCGTCTTGCGTGCCGGAACGTTTTCCGGCTTGGGTAGAACTGTCTTTGGCTCGACTGTGATGAAACTTGTTCCGCGTTTTTTATCGCGCGCTGTACTGTGGGTGTTCGTGGGTGTGACGTTGTCGCAGGTCGGGGGATGCGGTTTGCTCGCCTTTCCCTGCCGCGCGGTAGCGGCCACGGTGAAGATCGTTCCGGGCGTGGGCCATGCGGCGGCAGTGCCGTTCGATGGTTGCGCCGCAGCGATCGACTAAGCACGCCATCCCGGTTGTCGTGTGGCAGGTGGGCGGCAGGATGTTCGGCCGCGACCTCCGTACGATAACGCCAGCGATACGACCTCGCGGAACGAGGCGATTGCGCGGACGCCGCGCGACTTTCGACCCAAGTGCATGATGACGCCACGTTCCCTTCGCTCCCTTTCTCTCCGTTCCCGTCGTGCGGCAGGCGCAGTTGCGCTCCCGGCGTCGGCCTTGATCGTGACGGCGGCCTTGTCGGCATGTGCCGGGCCGCAGTCGATCGTCAAGGTGCCGACTTATCCGCCTTTGATGACGCCGCAGACGCAGTTGGCGGAGCAGGGCGGCATTTATCAGCCGGGCACCGCGATGGCCTTGTACGAGTCACCGCGTGCGCGCCACGTCGGTGATCTGTTGACGGTGAAGCTGGAGGAGAACTTCCAGACATCGAATACGGCGCAGATGGACCTGAATCGCAGCAGCGATATCACGGCCAAGGTCGCCGACAACCGGACCACGGGGATCGCCATTACGCTGGCCAAGATCTTCAACGTCGGTACCGCGAATTCGAAGTTCAACAGCAAGGGCTCGATCACGGGCGGCGGTACCTTGAACGGCACCTTGTCGGTCTCGGTGATTTCGGTGCTGCCGAGCGGCAATTTGATGGTCGCCGGTGACCGGATGATCGCGACGGCCAATGACAATCAGCTCGTTCGCTTCTCCGGCATCGTCAACCCGATCGACATTCAGCCGGGTAACACCGTGTCGTCCGCGCGTGTCGCCAATGCGCGGATCGAACAGCAGGGCAGCGGCGCGTTGCGCACCAATAGCCATACCGGCTGGCTGCAGAACCAGGCGGCGAACTACTAAACCCGACCCTTAGTGCGGCAGATGCTCGGCCGCACCGAGTTCGCGGTCCGGCACGAAGATATACCCTTTGCCCCAGACCGTCTGGATATAGCTGGGCTCGGACGGATCGCTTTCGATCACGCGCCGTAGACGCCAGATCGACACGTCCAGATTCCGGTCGCGCACGCCATCGGATTGCCCATGCAGCAATTCGCTGAGGCGCGACCGTTTCAGCACCGTCATCGCGTGCCGCACGAACACCTGCAGCGTGGCGAATTCGCTCTCGCATAGCGGCAGCCGCTCGCCATCCCGGCGTAGTTCCCGCGCCGCGAAATCCACCTCGAAGGGACCGAAACGATAGGGCGGCCGGCTTTCCGGCAAGCCCGGCGTGGCCGCGCCGCGGCGGCGTAGAATCGTCTTGATGCGTGCGGTCAATTCCTGCGGATCGAAAGGCTTGGGCAGGTAGTCGTCGGCCCCCAGCTCCAGGCCGATGATCCGATCGATGGCGTCGGAGCGTGCCGACAGGAAAATGACCGGGATGTCGTCGCCCGACGCGCGCAGTTCGCGCAGCGCCGTGATGCCGTCCATGTCGGGCATCATGACATCCAGCACGACGATGGCCGGGCGTTCCTGTTCGATGCGGCGGCGCAGTCCCGCACCGTGATGCAGCACCGAAACCGCGAACCCGCGCTGTTGCAGGAATTCGCGGATCAGATCCCGCACGACCGGATCGTCGTCGACGATGAGCACATGATTGTTCATCTCGCAATTCTAATAGTCGGCAGGCGCAAGCGCGAGCCCCGTGACAATCAGTGTCTTTCCGAATCTTGCGATCGGCGTGGCGTGCGCAGGCGATGCCGGGACCGGGTATGCGCGCCTTGCCACGGGGAATCCACGCCGAACGTTCAGCTTGCCGTAAGCGAGAGTAATATTGAAAAGAGGGGGTGTTTTCGCTCGGAAACCCGCTGCCCGTTAGAATCGCACCATGGAAACTTCCGTACTTATTGTTGACGACGATCCGGCCGTGCGCGATTTGCTAAGCCGCTATCTCGCGCCCCGCGGCTATGCCGTGGCCACTTTGCCCGACGGCGACGGTCTGCGTGCCCGGCTGGCTGAAAGCCGCCCGTCGATCATCGTGCTCGACGTCATGATGCCCGGCATCGACGGGCTGCAGACGCTCGCCGAACTGCGCGAGGGCGGCGACGATATCCCCGTGATCATGGTCACCGCGCGGGACAGCGTCGGCGACCGCGTAGCTGGCCTGGAATTGGGCGCCGACGACTACATCGTCAAGCCCTTCGAGCCGCGCGAATTGATGGCGCGCATCGACTCCGTGCTGCGCCGCGAAGTCGCCAATCCGATTTCGCACTCGGCAGGCCGGACCGAATCGGCCGAAGTGTTTGCCTTTGGCCGATTCCGCTTCGACAGCCAGACGCGACGCCTCTTCGCCAATGGCAAGCCGCTGCCGCTGCGTGACAGCGAACTCGCCTTGCTGAATGTCTTTGTTCGTCATCCGTACAAGGTGCTGGGTCGGGAATATTTGCATCATCTGTTACGCGGTGAAGCGCTGAGCTTTCGTGATCGCGGCTTCGACGTGCCGGTATGGCGGCTGCGTCGATTGATCGAAGAGGATCCGTCGAATCCGCGCCATTTGCAGACGGTTCGCGGCAAGGGCTATGTCTTTGTCCCGAATATCGAAGCGACATGAGCGGTCCGCTCGTTTCTGCCCGCCGTCGCGGGCTTGCCGCCAGGATGGGATCGTGGCGGATCCGTTAACGCTATTGAAAAACGCGCGTCAGGCCGCTGCCCGTGCCGCCGACGTCACGGCGCGTGCGGGCGGCGCCGGCGACGCGGCATCGGACGAGTCGGGTGCGCGTCGCGCGCGCCCCTTCGATACGCTGTTTGGCCGCATGGCCATTTTCGCGATCCTCGTTTTGTTTGCGGTGCAGGCCGGCTGGTTTGCCGTGTTGACGATCCAGCGGCCGCACAATCAGGCAAACGGCTATGCACGCGGACTGTCGATGGTGATCCAGGCCTCGCAGAACGAGGCGGCGCGCCATCGCGTGACATCCCCGGTGAATGGCGTCGATCTGCTGCCCGATTCGGCGCGCCCGCGCGATGACAGCTGGCGGCCCGATATGCCTGGGCCGATGGGCCATTTGATGCGCGAGTTACGTGCGGTATTGCCGCCGAACACGACCGTCGCCATGCAGTCCACGCCGCCGCATTATCGTTTGTGGGTACGGTACGCGGCGTCGAGCGATGCGCCGGCAGGCGGCGACGACGCGACGCCACCGAATTGGATCGTGCTGACGCTCGATCCGCCGCCGTCGCCGCCGATCCTGCTCGAATCCGCGGCAATGTTGATCGCGGCGGTACTGCTGTCGATCGGCGCCGCCTGGCAGATGCAGCGGCCGATGGCCCGCGTCGCGCAGGTCGCGCGGCGCTTCGGCAAGGGCGAGCGCCCCGCCTTGGTCAACGAGAAAGGCCCGCGCGAAGTGCGGGAGCTGATTCACGCCGTCAATCACA
Coding sequences within it:
- a CDS encoding DUF6726 family protein, encoding MKLVPRFLSRAVLWVFVGVTLSQVGGCGLLAFPCRAVAATVKIVPGVGHAAAVPFDGCAAAID
- a CDS encoding flagellar basal body L-ring protein FlgH, with the translated sequence MMTPRSLRSLSLRSRRAAGAVALPASALIVTAALSACAGPQSIVKVPTYPPLMTPQTQLAEQGGIYQPGTAMALYESPRARHVGDLLTVKLEENFQTSNTAQMDLNRSSDITAKVADNRTTGIAITLAKIFNVGTANSKFNSKGSITGGGTLNGTLSVSVISVLPSGNLMVAGDRMIATANDNQLVRFSGIVNPIDIQPGNTVSSARVANARIEQQGSGALRTNSHTGWLQNQAANY
- a CDS encoding response regulator — translated: MNNHVLIVDDDPVVRDLIREFLQQRGFAVSVLHHGAGLRRRIEQERPAIVVLDVMMPDMDGITALRELRASGDDIPVIFLSARSDAIDRIIGLELGADDYLPKPFDPQELTARIKTILRRRGAATPGLPESRPPYRFGPFEVDFAARELRRDGERLPLCESEFATLQVFVRHAMTVLKRSRLSELLHGQSDGVRDRNLDVSIWRLRRVIESDPSEPSYIQTVWGKGYIFVPDRELGAAEHLPH
- a CDS encoding ATP-binding protein codes for the protein MADPLTLLKNARQAAARAADVTARAGGAGDAASDESGARRARPFDTLFGRMAIFAILVLFAVQAGWFAVLTIQRPHNQANGYARGLSMVIQASQNEAARHRVTSPVNGVDLLPDSARPRDDSWRPDMPGPMGHLMRELRAVLPPNTTVAMQSTPPHYRLWVRYAASSDAPAGGDDATPPNWIVLTLDPPPSPPILLESAAMLIAAVLLSIGAAWQMQRPMARVAQVARRFGKGERPALVNEKGPREVRELIHAVNHMMQQISQNEDEKILMLAGIAHDLKAPLTRMKLRASVLADDEARLQFTRDVDSLTHIVQQFLEFAGSEPADGPDISVDAFIRAQFSAPETGEESLFVQHLAAGPAFTLPRTLIDRLASNLVDNALEHGGAPVELRTRREGEDWIFEVRDHGPGIPEALIEEAGKPFARLDPARSGDGHCGLGLAIVARLARKRRGHYRIHNAPDGGLVVSVLLPVDASVDRTSATV
- a CDS encoding response regulator translates to METSVLIVDDDPAVRDLLSRYLAPRGYAVATLPDGDGLRARLAESRPSIIVLDVMMPGIDGLQTLAELREGGDDIPVIMVTARDSVGDRVAGLELGADDYIVKPFEPRELMARIDSVLRREVANPISHSAGRTESAEVFAFGRFRFDSQTRRLFANGKPLPLRDSELALLNVFVRHPYKVLGREYLHHLLRGEALSFRDRGFDVPVWRLRRLIEEDPSNPRHLQTVRGKGYVFVPNIEAT